The segment GTCCGCCGACTGTTGTAGATAAAGACGACTACATTGCACTTGCAGAAACCGATGCCTCCATCGGTGCGTTAGTTTATGCTGAGGCTTTTGCAACTACGGACAATCTTTGCGCATTCGGAACGCCAGATTTCGTTCCTCAGCTCGAAGCTTCTGGAACTGGCGAGTATTACGTTGATGACAAATATGGCTATGCGTATTACGGATTTACCTCCCAGTCCTACGCAGCTTTTAAGGTTGTCGCTAATCCCAGCTTGCCTGCAATCACTACTGGTGAACTTCGGGGAAACATGCATTTCCTTGTTGCTTACTCAAATTCAGGGGATGGGAATTTTGATCCTGGTCACCTCTTTGCAAATATTTCTGGCAGTTCAGTGTTTTATCAGTACGATGGATCGAGCGGATACTATGTCAATGTCACCCTGGAAAACAGAACGGGACCGTATGTATATACTTCCACTTATGTTCCTGGGAAGAGCATAAATGATCTGTATGTTTGTTCGAGATCTGCGGCCATTAATTCTTCGCAGTATCTTGGTGCCAAGATATACCACGCTGAAGGGACTTCATCGAAGGCTGGCTCTCAGGAATCCAGCCTTAGCATCACCTCTTGGTACTCGATTCATGAAATTCCTTAGTCCTTAGAACGGCCGTTGCCTTAAGACTCCGCGATGTCATTCTAGCGACTGATGTCGTGGAGTCCTCTTTGTGCTTGCGCATGTATATGGTGCAACTCTGCGGAAGTGGTCTATGAAATATTTCAGCCTATCTGTTTTCCTGCTTGTAGGTTTCTTCTCGCCTTGCTGTTACGCGGATAAAACTGCGGAAGCCCTTGAGAAGATGCCTCCCCATCAGCGATTCGAAGTGCTTATCAATGGATACGAAGAGGCTTTATCGCAAGCTGCAAGAAGGAAGTTGCCCCTCCAGAAGGTTAAACAACTAAAGCAGATTCGGGATAAACAACTCCAACTCTTGATCGATTCGCAAAAGTCGACACCGTTAACCGATTTATCGATTGTCGACTTAGTGGCGATTTCGACAAGCCATGAATACCTTCACCAGTGGGAAGGTGCGCTTCGCTACGCACAAGCAGCATTCGACAGGTCGCCGCGAGATGAATCTGTTTATCCCTGCCTTATCCGTTCGTTACTAAATTTAAAACGTGTCGATGAAGCGGAAGATGCCCTCGCGGTGGGGAGAGAAGAGTTGGGTAAGGACAGTCCCGTTAATTCCCTGCATTTCTTCCTCGCCATGTGTCGAAAAGACCAGGGAGATATCGAAAAGAGCGTTCAGCACTATGGGACACTCTACACTTACTACTTAAATCAACTCGATGATGACTCTTTTGACCTATTTGTCCCCGCAAATCACCTAGCAGGGTATTGGAATATTCTCGTTTCCTCTCAGGGGAAAGCGAAGGCGGTCGAGCTATTTACTGGCTATCTTGACCAAGTCACCCGGGCGCACACTCTTAATGACCCAGAGGTCGTCTATTCCGAACGGCAGTTGCACCGGAGTACGTTCTTTTTCGCATTGCGTCATGAAATGACACGCCTTGCTGTGCCTGATAGTCTCGAGCAGATCCAGCGTGATTGGCTTCATTTTGCAGTCAAGCAATTGGTCCGAGACCCTAATTCTCGTGTTGCCTGGGGCGCTTTTGGAAAGATGATGGACGAACTGAGCAATAAGTCCGTCTTAAACAGGTCAGATATTGAGAAAGCACTTAGATCCCTAGATTCATCCGCATTCTTCCAAGACAACAGTGCTGTTAGCCAACGCATAGAAAAGGATCTTCATGGGCTCGTGTCGCCTGATCCTATGCCTGAAAAAGAAGACTAATTGGCAGAGTGCTTTTGCGACTGACAGGCAATAGTCTCGTGGAGTGCGTCTTGACGCCCCAAGCCCAGATAGTCTGTCTAACGATCAACCGCCTGGCAAAGCACCAAGTGGTGTGCTGTGTTGGCATGCGGTTAGCATCGGTAAAAGGTTATATTATAACACACTCTGGTGCGCCGAGGCACACCAACATAGGAGTCAAGCGGTCGGGCAGCGCAGTTCGATGCATTGTTTCCAGAGAGCGAGCATTTCGGTGACTTGTTCTATCATTTGCAGCACTGCTTGATTGCCACTCGTGGTGGCTGCTGCATGGCATTCGTCCAGGAGTTGCTCCATTTCCTTTATGCGGGCGAACGTTCCTTGCTCGGACTTGGTTCTCTCAGGGGCGTCGGTCAGCCAGCCATCTAGTTCGATAGTAAATGAAATGTATGTGTAGGCGAAGCCAGAGAAGGTCCATCCTCGGAGGTCGCGATGAGACCACCAGTGCTGGTCGATTCCGTCCCCAAGTGGCGGAGGCAACTCACGTCCTACGCATTGTTCTCGGCACTTCATGAATGCTTCTAAGAACTGCCGAGCAGGGTGTGTCTCCGCTAACTCGAAGAGAGGGCGGTTGGCACGATAAACGTCACGCAACATATTCCGACAGGCCTACACTTTCGCCGTTTGCCAGACAAATAACGCTTTCATTTTCGCGGCTTCACGGTTGCCAGCTTATCTTTTTATGCACCGCAAGAGCCGGGGAATTCTGCGATTCTACTCGCAAATTTGGTGTATTGAAATGCAAAAAATGAGGTCGCCTGGCTTGTTGGGTTCGCCCTACGATAGAGACTCACTAGATCTAGCCCCCAGCTAGGTTCGGCCCGGCTTCCTTGGACAATTCCCCCGCCTCATGCACGTCCTCGGCTTTTTGTTTCGTTGCTATTCTACCGAGAAGTGAATTGATGAACTGGTCTTGCATGATGTTGCCGCTGCGTTGTTTTGTGGTTCTTTCGGTGGCTTGGGCCGGGCTGCCGGTGGCGTTGGCTGGGGGGGACGAGACCGAGCAGGTTTTGACGCTCGATTTAGATGCGTCCGAAATCTCGCGGAATCTGCTGCATGGAAAGATGACGTTTCCGGTATCGCCTGGGCCGTTGACGCTCGTTTATCCGAAGTGGATTCAAGGCGAGCATGGTCCCAACGGACATATTGCCGATTTGGTGGGTTTGAAGTTCACTGCCAATGGCCAGCCAATTGCCTGGCGGCGCGACGACTTCGACGCTTACCAATTTCATCTGGAAGTTCCGGCAGAAGTTAGCCAGTTGGAGGCGGAACTCGAGTTGATCATCTCGCCGCAGGCCAGCGGCTACTCGCGGGCCGCGTCGACCACCGACAAACTGGGAGCGATCAATTGGTATCAGATTGTTCTGTACAACGCCGCCCAGCCTATCGATCAGCAAACCATTCGCGCTTCGCTGACCTTGCCTGAGAAGTGGGAGTTGGGGGGCGCGCTACCGGTGGCGAAGACCCACGGTTCGCGAACGGACTTCGCCCCCGTTTCGGTAGAGACCTTATGCGATTCTCCGACGCATTGCGGTTTGCATTGCCGCGAAATTGCCATCGGTCCGGCAGAGGGCCCGCAACATTCGATCTTTTTTACCGCTGACGATCCGGCTGGCTACGACATTTCCCCGGAAATGAAATCGACGCTCGACAACGTTGTTACCGAAACGCAAGCGGTTTTCGGCGAACCTCCTTACCGTTCGTACCAATTCTTGTTGATGCTCAGCGATCATATCGGGTACTACGGGATGGAGCATCACGAGTCGAGCGACAATCGCGGGCCGCTGGGTATGGTGACCGATCCGTTGTACCGCAAGACACGGCACGGGTGGCTGTTGTGTCACGAGTTCGTGCATGCTTGGAACGGTAAGTATCGTCGTCCGATTGGAATGTCGCCGCCCGATCATCACGCACCTCTCAAGACCGACATGCTGTGGGTTTATGAAGGTTTAACGCATTACTACGGCTTCGTGCTGGCAGTGCGATCTGGCTTTTGGGATCCGCAGACCGCTCGCGACAACTTCGCCCGGATTGCTGCCCGTGCCGAAATTGAATCGGGGCGCGAGTGGCGTTCGCTGGAAGACACCGCGATTGCCGCGCATTACCAATACCGCGCTGCCCGCCCCGATGGTTGGTATCGTCGCCGAGGGACCGACTTCTACGACGAAGCGGCCATGGTTTGGCTAGAAGCCGACACGCTCATTCGGCAGCAGACGCACGGGAAGAAGTCGCTTGATGATTTCTGTCTGGCATTTTACGCGAATGGCCAAGAAACACCGCGCGTCGATCCGTTCACTTACCAGCAAATGGTTGCCTGCTTGAATGAAGTTGCGCCTTACGATTGGGATACCTTCTTTAACGAACGCGTTCGTCAGCCAGGTGCTCAGCCGCCGACCGGTGGAATCACGCGTGGTGGCTGGCAGTTGACCGTACAAACGGAACCGACCGAGTACTTTGCCAACGCGGAAAAGCAAAGTCACGACGTCGACCTGTCGCATACGCTGGGGATCGTTTTGCAAGGGAACGGAACCGTGGAAGATATCGTGCCCGGCTCGCCTGCCGATCAAGCGGGCGTTATCGCCCGGATGAAGCTGATTGCTGTCGACGGAGACCGCTGGACACCGGAACTCATCCGAGCCGCCATCGCCGACCCAGGCCAAGATGGCGAGGTGGAACTGTTGTTCGAGCGAAACGACCGCCTGAGCGGTTTCAACGTGACCTATCGCGGCGGCAACAAATACCCAACCCTAACCCGCGCCACCGACGGCTCGCCTGATTACCTAAGCGATATCTTGGCACCGCGCAAGTAAACGGATTCAACGACCACGTTTCGAGCAGGTAACCCCACCGGTAGTTGCCTGCCTCGATAACGCTCGGCTAAAGTGCCACACAACCGGCAGCTGGCACTGGCTGCCAAGGAAACCTCTCGGTGTGAAGAACGAAACAGTGTCAGGACTATTTTATTCTTCGCTCAACTCATGATATCCTACCCAAATGGGTAGACCAAAGCGAGCAGACGAGGCGGGCGGCATTTACCATGTTTTGAATCGGGGTAACGCTCGATGGGCTTTTGCGGTACTCGTGCCAAATTTTGGCTTATCAATTGATGCCCAATCACTGGCATCTGGTGCTCCGCCCGACGGCGGATTGGGGCATGAGCGATTTCCTGCGGTGGGTTACCCTGAAGTACACCATCCTCCTGCCACGCGGTAGACCTAAGAAGGCAAGCCGACAAGATATAAAGAGTCCTGACACCGTTTCTTTTCAGTTCTTCAAGAGTTTTGCAGATTGCGTCGTATAGCGATTTGAGTGTTGTCATAAGGTTTTCCTAGCAGGCCAACTTGACACCGAGAACGGCGTCGATTGATAGAAATTGTTTAATTTCTTCTGGAGGTATCACGCCGGGTGCCCCGGGCATCTTGCCCGGGCCTGGCTACGGCTTCGATTCCCTGAAGCCCACAAGATACTTGGGCTCTGATTCCAGAGCAGTAGCCCCCAGTCTGGCTCTGGCTGCTTGATTGCTGGTTGGGCATGTCCCTGCTTCCCAGACACGGGCCAGAGGCACCGTGGCATACGGAGAAGTTTCATTCGCCAGTGCCGCCCGCCGAAGCAACCTCTGATGAAATTGCTCAACTTGTCAAAGGCTATGACAATGCCGACGAAGTGCTCGCAGGCTTAGCAGCCTGTTGATAAGAGAAATCTACCCTGAAAACGCTTTGCATCTTTCAAAGATTTCAAGGCTGTGTTCGGAGCAGCAGGAACTGGAGAAGCTTGGAACCACATAGTAGAACAAACGATCAACTCAGGGAAGTTCGCTCCGGAACTTTTGCATAATCCGGCAAACTTGCTCAAACTACCACATGGAAGAGGGACGGTTCACACGTAATCAAACAGTTTGGTGGAACTCGATTTTTTCCGACTCATTTGCAATAGAAGATCGAAGCCATGATTCAAGACCTGATAGACGAGTACTTGTTGAGCGCAGAGAGAGCAGCAACCGTTGATTTCACGGACAAGAATTCTATAAGAGAGCTCAACAAATCTACTGATCGAATGCGCGTAATTGTTGGTGAAGTTGCAAGTTTAGGGCATGCTGCGATCATGGCGTTTACGTTGCTCTTAGACAGGGAACCTGCTGCTCTTTGGGCCGCACACCACCTTATTGAATTCGCTGAACTAGATTCTGAGACGCTATCACGATGCTTCTCGCGGGTTGAGCAGGCGAAGATGGAAGCGAAGAAGAATGGGAATTTTGCAAATGCTATCGGTGAGGAAATGTGGTTAAAGGAATGGAAGGCGAAAAAGGCGGTATCCGAGCAGTAGCCTGTGGGGAAAGATAGAGCCTGGGTGCCTGAGATGATGACATGGCTCGTCTAATACGTGGATTCGATAATGCCGATGATGTCCTTGCAAATATTGCCGAGAACAGCACGACATTCCATCGTCACCACGCATGACCGAAATATCTTGGCGGGCCATCCAAGCAAGAACTCGTGCGGCTGCCGAAGTACATCCATGATGCCTATCACATTGGCTTGGACAAAATTTTGGATCACCGTTTAGGCAGGTTTTACTACGACGGTTTCACTGGAGCAGCGAGAACCCGACTTGAGCAGCGACTTGCATCGTCGAACAAACAGTTTGACGCTCTCTAAGGAATAAACTTAAGGGAAGAGATGTTTCGAAATGGTTTTCTCTGGAGGTTGATTCGATGAAAAAGTGTTTTCACGACCTGACTGTTTCTGACATCTCCGATTGCCCGATTTGGAGATTTACAAACGAGAATTCAAATGACGATCTTGAA is part of the Bremerella cremea genome and harbors:
- a CDS encoding M61 family metallopeptidase produces the protein MNWSCMMLPLRCFVVLSVAWAGLPVALAGGDETEQVLTLDLDASEISRNLLHGKMTFPVSPGPLTLVYPKWIQGEHGPNGHIADLVGLKFTANGQPIAWRRDDFDAYQFHLEVPAEVSQLEAELELIISPQASGYSRAASTTDKLGAINWYQIVLYNAAQPIDQQTIRASLTLPEKWELGGALPVAKTHGSRTDFAPVSVETLCDSPTHCGLHCREIAIGPAEGPQHSIFFTADDPAGYDISPEMKSTLDNVVTETQAVFGEPPYRSYQFLLMLSDHIGYYGMEHHESSDNRGPLGMVTDPLYRKTRHGWLLCHEFVHAWNGKYRRPIGMSPPDHHAPLKTDMLWVYEGLTHYYGFVLAVRSGFWDPQTARDNFARIAARAEIESGREWRSLEDTAIAAHYQYRAARPDGWYRRRGTDFYDEAAMVWLEADTLIRQQTHGKKSLDDFCLAFYANGQETPRVDPFTYQQMVACLNEVAPYDWDTFFNERVRQPGAQPPTGGITRGGWQLTVQTEPTEYFANAEKQSHDVDLSHTLGIVLQGNGTVEDIVPGSPADQAGVIARMKLIAVDGDRWTPELIRAAIADPGQDGEVELLFERNDRLSGFNVTYRGGNKYPTLTRATDGSPDYLSDILAPRK
- a CDS encoding tetratricopeptide repeat protein, with the translated sequence MKYFSLSVFLLVGFFSPCCYADKTAEALEKMPPHQRFEVLINGYEEALSQAARRKLPLQKVKQLKQIRDKQLQLLIDSQKSTPLTDLSIVDLVAISTSHEYLHQWEGALRYAQAAFDRSPRDESVYPCLIRSLLNLKRVDEAEDALAVGREELGKDSPVNSLHFFLAMCRKDQGDIEKSVQHYGTLYTYYLNQLDDDSFDLFVPANHLAGYWNILVSSQGKAKAVELFTGYLDQVTRAHTLNDPEVVYSERQLHRSTFFFALRHEMTRLAVPDSLEQIQRDWLHFAVKQLVRDPNSRVAWGAFGKMMDELSNKSVLNRSDIEKALRSLDSSAFFQDNSAVSQRIEKDLHGLVSPDPMPEKED